In the Streptomyces spororaveus genome, GGGAGACGACCTCACCGCGCGGGTGGACGGTGCGCTGACGGCCAACGCCTACCTGGGGGGCGCCGGGATCGCGGCCTGCCTGCGGGCGGGGGCCGACGTGGTGGTGACCGGCCGGGTCACGGACGCGGCCCTGGTCAGCGGCCCGGCTGCCTGGTGGTTCGACTGGGCCCCGGACGACTACGACAGGCTGGCGGGTGCGGTGGCCGCGGGCCACGTCCTGGAGTGCGGCACCCAGGCCACCGGCGGCAACTACTCCTTCTTCGCCCGGCACGACGTCCGCCGCCCCGGCTTCCCGCTGGCCGAGATCTCCGAGGACGGCTCGGCGGTCATCACCAAACACCCCGGCACGGGCGGAGCCGTCACCACCGGCACCGTCACCGCCCAACTCCTCTACGAGACCCAGGGCGTGCGCTACCTCGGCCCGGACGTGACCACCCGCCTGGACACCGTCCGGCTCACCGACGAGGGCGCCGACCGCGTCCGCATCGACGGCGTGCGCGGGGAGGCCCCGCCGCCTACCCTCAAGGTCGGCGTCACCCGGATCGGCGGCTGGCGCAACGAGGTCGTCTTCGTCCTGACCGGCCTGGACATCGAGGCCAAGGCGGACCTCGTCCGCACCCAGCTCGCCGAGGCGCTGGAGGGCGTGGCCGACACCACATGGACCCTGGCCCGTACCGACCACGAGGACCCCGACACCCAGGAGACGGCCGGCGCGCTGCTGCGGCTCGTGGTCCGCGACCCGTCCCCGGACCGGGTGGGCCGCGGCCTGACCTCGACCGCGATCGAACTGGCCCTCGGCAGCTACCCGGGCTTCCACGTCAGCGCCCCACCCGGCGCGGCCCAGCCCTACGGCGTCTTCGCCTCGACCTCCGCCCCCGCAGCGGACGCCGCCCACACCGCAGTCCTCCCGGACGGCACCCGCGTCCCGATTCCCGCCCCGGCCCCTCCGGCCGCCCCGGCCCCGCCGGCCCCGCCTGCATGTGAGGCGCGGGGGTCCGGGGGCACAGCCCCCGAGGGGGTCGGCGGCGCAGCCCCCGCCGGGTCCGGGGCGGAGCCCCGGGAGACCGTCCGCGCGCCCCTCGGGGCCATCGCCGGGGCCCGCAGCGGCGACAAGGGCGGCGACGCCAATGTCGGCGTCTGGACCGAGTCCGCCCCCGCATGGGCCTGGCTCCGCGCCACCCTGACCGTGGACCGCTTCCAGGCCCTGCTCCCCGAGACCCGCGGCCTCGCCGTACAGCGGCACGAACTGCCCAACCTCCGCGCCCTGAACTTCACCGTCAACGGCATCCTCGGCGACGGCGTCGCCTCCGGCCACCGCTTCGACCCCCAGGCCAAGGCCCTCGGCGAATGGCTCCGCGCCCGCCACCTCGACATCCCCGTCGCCCTCCTCCCGGCCCCGGAGGCCACCTCATGACCCGCCTCGGCACCACCGTCGACCCGCACGCCCCCGAGCACACCCGCGCCCGTACGGCCGCACTGGAGCGCCTCGCCGCCCTCGACACCGAGCACGCCAAGGCCCTGCAGGGCGGCGGAGAGAAGTACACGGCCCGCCACCAGGCCCGCGGCAAGCTCCTGGCGCGCGAGCGCGTCGAGCTGCTCCTGGACCCCGACACCCCGTTCCTGGAGCTGTCCCCGCTCGCCGCCTGGGGCAGCGACTACCCCGTCGGAGCCTCCATGGTCACCGGCATCGGCACCGTCGAAGGCGTCGAATGCCTGGTCACCGCCAACGACCCCACGGTCCGCGGCGGCGCCTCCAACCCGTGGACCCTCAAGAAGGCGCTGCGGGCCAACGAGATCGCCCGGCAGAACCGCCTCCCCGTCATCAGCCTCGTGGAGTCCGGCGGTGCCGACCTGCCCTCCCAGAAGGAGATCTTCATCCCGGGCGGCGCGATCTTCCGCGACCTCACCCGGCTCTCGGCCGAGGGCGTCCCGACCGTCGCGGTCGTCTTCGGCAACTCCACCGCCGGAGGCGCGTACATCCCCGGCATGTCCGACCACACCATCATGATCAAGGACCGTTCCAAGGTGTTCCTCGGCGGTCCGCCCCTGGTCAAGATGGCCACCGGCGAGGAGAGCGACGACGAGTCCCTCGGCGGCGCCGACATGCACGCCCGCACCTCCGGACTCGCCGACTACTACGCCCTCGACGAGTACGACGCCATCCGCCAGGCCCGCCGCGTCGTGGCCCGCCTGAACCACCGCAAGCCCCACCAGGACCCGCCGAAGGCCGAGGAACCCCTCCACGACCCCGAGGAGCTCCTCGGCATCGTCCCGCCCGACCTCAAGACCCCCTTCGACCCGCGCGAGGTCATCGCCCGGATCGTCGACGCCTCCGACTTCGACGAGTTCAAGCCCCTCTACGGCCCCAGCCTCGTCACCGGCTGGGCCACCCTGCACGGCTACCCGGTCGGCATCCTCGCCAACGCGCAGGGCGTGCTGTTCAGCGCCGAGTCCCAGAAGGCCGCCCAGTTCATCCAGCTCGCCAACCAGCGCGACATCCCCCTCCTCTTCCTCCACAACACCACCGGCTACATGGTCGGCAAGGAGTACGAGCAGGGAGGCATCATCAAGCACGGCTCGATGATGATCAACGCCGTCTCCAACTCGAAGGTCCCGCACCTGTCCGTACTCATCGGAGCCAGCTACGGCGCCGGCCACTACGGCATGTGCGGCCGCGCCTACGAGCCCCGCTTCCTCTTCGCCTGGCCCAGCGCCAAATCCGCCGTCATGGGACCCCACCAGCTGGCCGGCGTGCTCTCCATCGTGTCCCGGCAGTCCGCCGCCGCCAAGGGACAGCCCTACGACGAGGAGGCCGACGCCGGGATGCGCGCCTTCGTCGAAGCGCAGATCGAGTCCGAGTCCCTGCCGATGTTCCTGTCCGGACGGATCTACGACGACGGAGTCATCGACCCGCGCGACACCCGTACCGTCCTCGGCCTGTGCCTGTCGGCCGTCCACAACGCCCCCGTCGAGGGCGCCCGTGGCGGCTTCGGCGTCTTCCGGATGTGAGCCCGCACATGACGAACCTGACCTCCCTCCTCGTCGCCAACCGCGGCGAGATCGCCGTCCGGATCTTCCGCACCGCCCGCGCCCTGGGCCTGACCACCGTCGCCGTCCACTCCGACCCGGACGCCGACGCCCTCCACGTCCGCGACGCCGACGCGGCCGTCCGCCTGCCCGGCGCGGCCCCCGCCGACACCTACCTGCGCGGCGACCTGATCATCAAGGCCGCCCTCGCCGCCGGCGCCGACGCCGTCCACCCCGGCTACGGCTTCCTCTCCGAGAACGCCGGCTTCGCCCGCGAGGTCCAGGCCGCCGGACTGACCTGGATCGGCCCGCCCCCCGCGGCCATCGAGGCCATGGCCTCCAAGACCCGGGCCAAGGAACTGATGCGCGCCGCCGGAGTGCCGCTCCTCGACCCCGTCGACCCCGCCACCGCCACCCACGCCGACCTGCCCCTCCTCCTCAAGGCCGCGGCCGGCGGCGGCGGCCGCGGCATGCGCGTGGTCCGCGACCTCGACCAGCTCAAGGAAGCCCTGGACGCGGCCTCCGCCGAAGCCCGCTCCGCCTTCGGCGACGGCGAGGTCTTCGCCGAGCCCTACGTCGAACGCGGCCGCCACGTCGAGGTGCAGATCCTCGCCGACGCCCACGGCACCGTCTGGGCACTCGGCACCCGCGACTGCTCCCTCCAGCGCCGCCACCAGAAGGTCATCGAGGAAGCCCCCGCCCCGGGCCTCCCCGAAACCCTGCGCACGACCCTCCACGAGGCCGCCGTCGCCGCCGCCCGCGCCGTCTCGTACGAGGGAGCGGGCACGGTCGAGTTCCTCGTCACCGCCGACGGACGCCCGTACTTCCTGGAGATGAACACCCGCCTCCAGGTCGAACACCCCGTCACCGAAGCCGTATTCGATCTCGACCTCGTCGCCCTCCAGCTGCGCGTCGCCGAAGGCACGGCGCTGCCCCCGACACCCCCGCGGCCCACCGGACACGCCGTCGAGGCCCGCCTCTACGCCGAGGACCCCGCCCAGGACTGGCGCCCCCAGACCGGCACCCTGCACACCCTCGCCATCCCCGGCGGCGTCCGCGTCGACACCGGGTTCACCGACGGGGACACCGTCGGCATCCACTACGACCCCATGCTCGCCAAGGTCGTCACCCACGCCCCCACCCGCGCCGAGGCCGTCCGCGCCCTCGCCGCCGCCCTCGCCGGAGCCCGCCTCCACGGGCTCACCACCAACCGCGAACTCCTCGTACGCTCCCTGCGGCACCCGGAATTCGCCGCCGCGCAGCTCGACACCGGCTTCTACGACCGCCACCTCGACACCCTCACCGGCGGCGCCCCGGACCCCACCCCGGCCGCCCTCGCCGCCGCCCTCGCCGAGGCGGCCCCTGCCCCTGACGCCCCCCTCGCCGCCCGCCTGGGCGGCTGGCGCAACCTCCGCTCGCACCCCCACACCCGCCGCTACCGGGCCGCCGGCACCGAGTACGAGGTCCAGTACCACCCGGTGAACCACCCCGGGATCCGGGTCCTGGCCGCCACCCCCGACCTCGTCACCCTCGAAGTCGAGGGAATCCGCCGGGCGTTCCACGTGAAACAAAATTCGAACGAGATCTACGTGGACTCCGCCCTCGGCGCCCACACCTTCACCCGCGTTCCCCGCTTCCCCGATCCCCAGGACCGCACGGAACCGGGCTCGCTGCTCGCCCCCATGCCCGGCACCGTCGTCCGCATCGCCAAGGGCCTCGCCCCCGGCAGCCCCGTCACCACCGGGCAGCCCCTGCTCTGGCTGGAGGCCATGAAGATGGAGCACCGCATTCTCGCTCCCGCCTCCGGCACGCTCACCGCGCTCCACGTCGCCACCGGCCAACAGGTCGAGTACGGCGCCCTGCTCGCCGTAGTCCAGGAGGAAACGCAAGCATGAGCACCCTCATCGAAACCCAAGAGCACCACGCCCTGCGCGCCGCCGTAGCCGCCCTCGGACAGCGCTACGGCCGCGAGTACCTCGCCCGGATCGCCCGCGAAGGCGGCCACCCCGACGAGCTGTGGGCCGACGCCGCGAAGCTCGGCTACCTCGGGGTCAACCTCCCCGAGGAGTACGGCGGCGGAGGCGGCGGAATCGCCGAACTCTCCATCGTCCTGGAGGAACTGGGCGCCGCGGGCTGTCCCCTCCTCATGATGGTCGTCTCGCCCGCCATCTGCGGCACGGTCATCGCCCGCTTCGGCACCGACGCCCAGAAGCAGACCTGGCTGCCCGGCCTCGCCGACGGCAGCCGCATCATGGCCTTCGGCATCACCGAACCCGACGCCGGATCCAACTCCCACCGGATCACCACCACCGCCCGCCGCGACGGCGACGACTGGATCCTCACGGGCCGCAAGGTCTTCATCTCCGGCGTCGACATCGCCGACGCCACCCTCATCGTCGGCCGCACCGAGGACGCCCGGACGGGAAGCCTCAAGCCCTGCCTGTTCATCGTCCCGCGGGACGCCCCCGGCTTCGGCCGCACGGTCATCGACATGGAACTGGCGGCCGCGGAGAAGCAGTTCGAACTCACCCTGGACGACGTACGCCTGCCGTCCTCCGCCCTCGTGGGCGACGAGGACGCGGGCCTGCTCCAGCTGTTCGCCGGCCTCAACCCCGAACGCATCATGACGGCCGCCTTCGCCATCGGCATGGGCCGCTACGCCCTCGGCCGCGCCGTCGAGTACGCGAAGACCCGCCAGGTCTGGAAGACACCCATCGGCGCGCACCAGGCCGTGGCCCACCCGCTGGCCCAGGCCCACATCGAACTGGAACTGGCCCGCCTCATGACACAGAAGGCGGCCGCCCTGTACGACGCGGGCGACGACATGGGCGCGGGCGAGGCGGCGAACATGGCCAAGTACGCGGCCGCGGAGGCCTGTGTCCGTGCGGTCGACCAGGCCGTCCACACCCTCGGCGGCAACGGCCTCACCCGCGAATACGGCCTGGGCTCCCTGATCACCGCCTCCCGCGTGGCCCGGATCGCCCCGGTCAGCCGCGAGATGATCCTGAACTTCATCTCCCACCAAACCTTGCACCTGCCGAAGTCCTACTGACGGTGCGTCAGCCCCTGCGGGGTGCTCGGCGGTGTGCGGGTCGTCCCGGCCGGGGGTGCGCCTCAAGCGCCGGCGGGGCTGGGGTGTGCGGGCCTGTCGGCATGGGGCGGGGCGGGGTGCCGCGCCGGGGTGTCTCCTCGGCTCGCGCCTGCGGGCAGGGTCCAGCCATACGGGGTGGTTGCGCGCTCGTCCTGCGGGGACACCCCGCCACGTCCCCCCACCCCGCCGCCCAGGTGTCCGTCGAAGCCCTGCCGTGGGGCGGGGACACGCAGGAGGGTCCCCGCAGGACGAGCGCGCAACCCAGGCCGTCCAACTAGACCCCGGCCGCAGGCGCGAGCCGAGGAGACCCTCGTGCGGGGCCCCGCCCCACACCCCCCAGCCCCGCCGGCGCTTGAGGCGCACCCCGCGGCACGGGAAGGCCCGCACACCACCGAGCACCCCGCAGGGGCACGGCCCACCCGGGCCGGGACGGCCCGTACCGCACACCACCGAGCACCCCGCAGGGGAACACGTACCCTCCCCGGAGGGGACTCGGCTCCCCACGCACCCCCATCCGCACACCACTCCGGAGGAGACATGGCCCCACTCGTGCACGCCGCCCAGGCGACCGGCATCGCCACCCTCACCCTGGACTCCCCGGGCAACCGCAACGCCCTCTCCGCAGACCTCGTCGCAGACCTCCGCTCCGCGCTCGCCGCCGCGGCCGCCGACACCGCCGTCCGGGCCGTCGTCC is a window encoding:
- a CDS encoding acyclic terpene utilization AtuA family protein gives rise to the protein MLTGGPLDVLTGDYLAELTMLILGRDRLKNPDLGYAKTFLRQLEEGLGLAHERGVRIVANAGGLNPAGLADAVRALAAKAGVPVRVAHVEGDDLTARVDGALTANAYLGGAGIAACLRAGADVVVTGRVTDAALVSGPAAWWFDWAPDDYDRLAGAVAAGHVLECGTQATGGNYSFFARHDVRRPGFPLAEISEDGSAVITKHPGTGGAVTTGTVTAQLLYETQGVRYLGPDVTTRLDTVRLTDEGADRVRIDGVRGEAPPPTLKVGVTRIGGWRNEVVFVLTGLDIEAKADLVRTQLAEALEGVADTTWTLARTDHEDPDTQETAGALLRLVVRDPSPDRVGRGLTSTAIELALGSYPGFHVSAPPGAAQPYGVFASTSAPAADAAHTAVLPDGTRVPIPAPAPPAAPAPPAPPACEARGSGGTAPEGVGGAAPAGSGAEPRETVRAPLGAIAGARSGDKGGDANVGVWTESAPAWAWLRATLTVDRFQALLPETRGLAVQRHELPNLRALNFTVNGILGDGVASGHRFDPQAKALGEWLRARHLDIPVALLPAPEATS
- a CDS encoding acyl-CoA carboxylase subunit beta, coding for MTRLGTTVDPHAPEHTRARTAALERLAALDTEHAKALQGGGEKYTARHQARGKLLARERVELLLDPDTPFLELSPLAAWGSDYPVGASMVTGIGTVEGVECLVTANDPTVRGGASNPWTLKKALRANEIARQNRLPVISLVESGGADLPSQKEIFIPGGAIFRDLTRLSAEGVPTVAVVFGNSTAGGAYIPGMSDHTIMIKDRSKVFLGGPPLVKMATGEESDDESLGGADMHARTSGLADYYALDEYDAIRQARRVVARLNHRKPHQDPPKAEEPLHDPEELLGIVPPDLKTPFDPREVIARIVDASDFDEFKPLYGPSLVTGWATLHGYPVGILANAQGVLFSAESQKAAQFIQLANQRDIPLLFLHNTTGYMVGKEYEQGGIIKHGSMMINAVSNSKVPHLSVLIGASYGAGHYGMCGRAYEPRFLFAWPSAKSAVMGPHQLAGVLSIVSRQSAAAKGQPYDEEADAGMRAFVEAQIESESLPMFLSGRIYDDGVIDPRDTRTVLGLCLSAVHNAPVEGARGGFGVFRM
- a CDS encoding acetyl/propionyl/methylcrotonyl-CoA carboxylase subunit alpha; protein product: MTNLTSLLVANRGEIAVRIFRTARALGLTTVAVHSDPDADALHVRDADAAVRLPGAAPADTYLRGDLIIKAALAAGADAVHPGYGFLSENAGFAREVQAAGLTWIGPPPAAIEAMASKTRAKELMRAAGVPLLDPVDPATATHADLPLLLKAAAGGGGRGMRVVRDLDQLKEALDAASAEARSAFGDGEVFAEPYVERGRHVEVQILADAHGTVWALGTRDCSLQRRHQKVIEEAPAPGLPETLRTTLHEAAVAAARAVSYEGAGTVEFLVTADGRPYFLEMNTRLQVEHPVTEAVFDLDLVALQLRVAEGTALPPTPPRPTGHAVEARLYAEDPAQDWRPQTGTLHTLAIPGGVRVDTGFTDGDTVGIHYDPMLAKVVTHAPTRAEAVRALAAALAGARLHGLTTNRELLVRSLRHPEFAAAQLDTGFYDRHLDTLTGGAPDPTPAALAAALAEAAPAPDAPLAARLGGWRNLRSHPHTRRYRAAGTEYEVQYHPVNHPGIRVLAATPDLVTLEVEGIRRAFHVKQNSNEIYVDSALGAHTFTRVPRFPDPQDRTEPGSLLAPMPGTVVRIAKGLAPGSPVTTGQPLLWLEAMKMEHRILAPASGTLTALHVATGQQVEYGALLAVVQEETQA
- a CDS encoding acyl-CoA dehydrogenase family protein — translated: MSTLIETQEHHALRAAVAALGQRYGREYLARIAREGGHPDELWADAAKLGYLGVNLPEEYGGGGGGIAELSIVLEELGAAGCPLLMMVVSPAICGTVIARFGTDAQKQTWLPGLADGSRIMAFGITEPDAGSNSHRITTTARRDGDDWILTGRKVFISGVDIADATLIVGRTEDARTGSLKPCLFIVPRDAPGFGRTVIDMELAAAEKQFELTLDDVRLPSSALVGDEDAGLLQLFAGLNPERIMTAAFAIGMGRYALGRAVEYAKTRQVWKTPIGAHQAVAHPLAQAHIELELARLMTQKAAALYDAGDDMGAGEAANMAKYAAAEACVRAVDQAVHTLGGNGLTREYGLGSLITASRVARIAPVSREMILNFISHQTLHLPKSY